One window of the Cryptomeria japonica chromosome 7, Sugi_1.0, whole genome shotgun sequence genome contains the following:
- the LOC131056371 gene encoding F-box protein At5g49610, whose protein sequence is MEMDSEIWCRLPEELLIIVLAKLPTLVTAKFRAVCKQWKFLLSPSQCFQRIIQFVYPCSTPAFLIGRLHPSHWINSLNNNLYLLQPALNSHVYKLSLEFLAPDSMNVVTSCKSVLCCSKDEAPTLFYICNPVTRTWKELPSPIQLRRYDFIGLAFDGSTRVCILIIGRSLIIGEESNMVVEVFNSQTNAWTKLQMNTTRSVYPLGEGVYSRGRFYWVNSTYLGLNGCRLDVVSLDVGKKHWNVIRHPELVDRSLSQSFYHWQLTGYDGKVVLVYSKDLCLWRLNEDDGDERWSELPELPRSLCREVLYTGIVNDFGSQRSAQVVVDRSGCICVHLPRIKMVVFDGEGRMMQTIEGRQMAMFTQTRPTSVRAFEINNVWWP, encoded by the coding sequence atggagatggATTCTGAGATATGGTGCAGGCTACCAGAAGAATTACTCATAATCGTTTTAGCCAAGCTGCCCACTTTGGTGACTGCGAAGTTCAGGGCAGTTTGTAAACAATGGAAATTTCTTCTCTCTCCATCACAGTGCTTCCAAAGGATAATACAATTTGTATATCCCTGTTCTACCCCTGCGTTTCTTATTGGCCGCCTGCATCCTTCACATTGGATAAATTCTCTCAATAACAATCTATATCTACTTCAACCAGCACTTAATTCCCACGTATATAAACTCTCCTTAGAATTTTTGGCACCTGACTCCATGAATGTAGTTACTTCCTGCAAGAGCGTGCTTTGCTGCTCCAAGGATGAAGCTCCCACTTTATTCTACATTTGCAATCCTGTCACCAGAACATGGAAAGAGCTTCCTTCTCCTATTCAACTCAGACGATATGATTTCATTGGATTGGCCTTCGACGGCTCCACAAGGGTCTGCATCTTAATCATTGGAAGAAGTCTAATCATCGGAGAGGAAAGCAATATGGTGGTGGAGGTTTTTAATTCACAGACCAATGCCTGGACGAAATTGCAGATGAATACAACCAGATCAGTTTATCCATTGGGGGAAGGGGTGTATTCTAGAGGAAGGTTTTATTGGGTTAACTCAACTTACCTTGGGCTGAACGGATGCAGATTGGATGTTGTATCATTAGATGTAGGAAAGAAGCATTGGAATGTTATTAGACATCCAGAGTTAGTAGATAGATCCCTTTCTCAAAGTTTTTATCATTGGCAGTTAACTGGGTATGATGGGAAGGTGGTCTTAGTGTACAGTAAGGATCTGTGCTTATGGAGATTGAATGAAGATGATGGGGATGAGAGATGGTCAGAACTGCCAGAATTGCCGAGGAGTCTATGTAGAGAAGTTTTGTATACTGGGATTGTGAACGACTTTGGCAGCCAGAGAAGTGCACAAGTAGTGGTAGACAGGAGTGGATGTATTTGTGTGCACTTGCCCAGGATTAAGATGGTTGTGTTtgatggagaaggaagaatgatgcAGACGATTGAAGGAAGACAGATGGCAATGTTTACACAAACACGTCCAACATCAGTTCGTGCTTTTGAgatcaacaatgtttggtggcctTAG
- the LOC131056402 gene encoding F-box protein At5g49610-like, with translation MNSEIWCRLPEELLVIVLAKLPTLLTAKFRAVCKQWKFLLSPSQGFQRIIQFVHPCSTPAFIICRLYPSHRINSFNNNLYLLQPPSNSHLHRLSLKILAPDSINVVASCKSVLCCSKDEAPTLFYICNPVTKTWKELPPPKLRRYDFIGLAFDGSTRVCILIIGRTLIIGEESNVVVDVFNSQTNAWTKLQMNTVIFVCPLGEGVYSRGRFYWVNSTYLGLNQCRLDVVSLDITKKHWDVIRHPELTDRFLSQSFYHWQLTGYDGKVVLVYSKDLRLWRLNEDDREERWSGLPELPRSLCSEVVYTGIVNDFGSQRSAQVVVDSSGWICVHLPGNKIVVFDEEGRLMRTIEGRQMAMFTQTRPTSVRAFEINNVWWP, from the coding sequence ATGAATTCGGAGATATGGTGCAGGTTACCAGAAGAACTACTCGTAATTGTTTTAGCCAAGCTGCCCACTTTGCTGACTGCGAAGTTCAGAGCAGTTTGTAAACAATGGAAATTTCTTCTCTCTCCATCACAGGGCTTCCAAAGAATAATACAATTTGTACATCCCTGTTCTACCCCTGCTTTTATTATTTGTCGTCTGTATCCTTCGCACAGGATAAACTCTTTCAATAACAATTTATATCTACTTCAACCACCGTCTAATTCTCATCTACATAGACTATCCTTAAAAATTTTGGCACCTGATTCAATCAATGTTGTTGCTTCTTGCAAGAGCGTGCTCTGCTGCTCCAAGGATGAAGCTCCAACTTTATTTTACATTTGCAATCCTGTCACAAAGACATGGAAAGAGCTTCCCCCTCCTAAACTCAGACGATATGATTTCATTGGATTGGCATTCGATGGCTCCACAAGGGTCTGCATCTTAATCATTGGAAGAACTCTAATCATCGGAGAGGAGAGCAATGTGGTGGTGGATGTTTTTAATTCACAGACCAATGCCTGGACGAAATTGCAGATGAATACAGTGATATTTGTTTGCCCGTTGGGGGAAGGGGTGTACTCTAGAGGAAGATTTTATTGGGTTAACTCAACTTACCTTGGGCTGAACCAATGCAGATTGGATGTTGTATCATTAGATATAACAAAGAAGCATTGGGATGTTATTAGACATCCAGAGTTAACAGATAGATTCCTTTCTCAAAGTTTTTATCATTGGCAGTTAACTGGGTATGATGGGAAGGTGGTTTTGGTGTACAGTAAGGATCTGCGGTTATGGAGGTTGAATGAAGATGATAGGGAAGAGAGATGGTCAGGACTGCCAGAATTGCCGAGGAGTCTATGTAGCGAAGTTGTGTATACTGGGATTGTGAACGACTTTGGTAGCCAGAGAAGTGCACAAGTAGTTGTAGATAGCAGTGGATGGATTTGTGTGCACTTGCCGGGGAATAAAATTGTTgtgtttgatgaagaaggaagatTGATGCGGACGATTGAAGGAAGACAGATGGCAATGTTTACACAAACACGTCCAACATCAGTTCGTGCTTTTGAgatcaacaatgtttggtggcctTAA